The following are encoded together in the Desulfoplanes formicivorans genome:
- a CDS encoding chemotaxis protein CheX, which produces MKDKVGLIIQTFTDAVVSVVETMAGVKTEPGRAFMKNAPTAKGDISGVIGMSSSNGCGRGSMSLTFTNESALGIVGRMIGEDFVEVNKDVVDAVGEMTNMVCGQGRKGMAEFGIVYSGAIPTVISGAGHTIRHVSASSVLAVPFQTEFGPVTVEICFG; this is translated from the coding sequence ATGAAAGACAAAGTAGGACTGATCATACAAACATTTACGGATGCGGTCGTTTCCGTTGTGGAGACCATGGCCGGAGTCAAGACGGAACCGGGCAGGGCTTTCATGAAAAACGCCCCAACAGCCAAGGGAGACATCTCCGGGGTGATCGGAATGTCCAGCAGCAATGGGTGCGGTCGGGGGTCCATGTCCCTGACATTTACCAATGAGTCGGCTTTGGGTATTGTAGGGAGAATGATCGGGGAAGATTTCGTGGAGGTAAACAAGGATGTCGTGGACGCGGTGGGCGAGATGACCAACATGGTCTGCGGCCAGGGCCGCAAGGGTATGGCCGAATTCGGGATCGTCTATTCGGGAGCCATTCCTACCGTGATTTCCGGGGCCGGGCATACTATCCGCCACGTATCCGCGTCATCGGTTCTGGCCGTTCCTTTCCAGACGGAGTTTGGTCCGGTTACCGTGGAGATATGTTTCGGGTAG
- the icd gene encoding NADP-dependent isocitrate dehydrogenase gives MQNRVYYIEGDGVGPEIWSAARPIINAAVEKSYADGRTIEWVELLAGEKAMQEQGEYLPEATLTALGQARFAMKGPLTTPVGSGFRSLNVTMRQSLDLYACIRPVRYFQGIASPVKHPERVDMVIFRENTEDVYAGIEWESGSDEVKKLIAFLRETMGVALDATCGVGIKPMTPKGSKRLVRRAIRFALDQGRKSVTLVHKGNIMKYTEGAFRKWGYELAADEFGDVTFGEGEAQEGRPLEIRDRIADAMFQEVLMRPEQYDVIATTNLNGDYLSDALAAQVGGLGLAPGVNMGDTLALFEPTHGTAPTIAGKDMANPGSLILSGAMLLDHMGWYEAGERIRKAVETVITQKQVTVDLAGQIPGATRISCSAFGDLVGQAL, from the coding sequence ATGCAAAACAGGGTGTACTATATCGAAGGTGACGGCGTAGGGCCTGAAATCTGGTCAGCGGCCCGACCGATCATCAACGCTGCCGTGGAAAAATCATATGCTGATGGGCGAACCATTGAATGGGTGGAGCTTCTGGCCGGTGAAAAGGCCATGCAGGAGCAAGGGGAATACCTGCCCGAAGCAACCCTGACCGCCCTTGGGCAGGCCCGTTTTGCCATGAAGGGTCCCTTGACCACCCCGGTGGGGTCGGGGTTCCGCAGCCTGAACGTGACCATGCGGCAGAGTCTTGATCTGTACGCCTGCATTCGGCCGGTGCGCTACTTCCAGGGCATTGCATCCCCGGTCAAGCATCCCGAACGTGTGGACATGGTCATTTTCCGGGAAAACACCGAGGACGTGTACGCTGGAATCGAATGGGAATCCGGCAGTGATGAAGTCAAAAAACTGATCGCATTTTTGCGGGAAACCATGGGCGTGGCCCTGGATGCCACCTGCGGCGTGGGTATCAAGCCCATGACCCCCAAAGGCTCCAAGCGGCTTGTGCGTCGGGCCATCCGTTTTGCCCTGGATCAGGGAAGAAAGAGTGTCACCCTGGTGCACAAGGGCAATATCATGAAGTATACCGAAGGAGCCTTTCGCAAATGGGGCTATGAATTGGCCGCAGATGAATTCGGGGATGTGACCTTTGGGGAAGGCGAGGCCCAGGAAGGCAGGCCCCTGGAAATCAGGGACAGGATCGCCGACGCCATGTTTCAGGAAGTGCTCATGCGCCCGGAGCAGTACGATGTCATTGCCACGACCAATCTGAACGGCGACTATCTTTCCGATGCCCTGGCCGCTCAGGTGGGAGGGCTTGGTCTGGCCCCGGGTGTAAACATGGGCGATACCCTGGCCCTGTTCGAACCGACCCACGGCACGGCTCCCACCATTGCGGGCAAGGACATGGCCAATCCCGGCAGTCTCATTCTTTCGGGTGCCATGCTTCTGGATCATATGGGGTGGTACGAGGCGGGTGAACGGATCCGAAAGGCCGTTGAAACGGTCATTACCCAAAAACAGGTCACCGTGGACCTGGCCGGACAGATTCCAGGGGCAACCCGGATTTCCTGCTCGGCTTTTGGCGACCTGGTGGGTCAGGCCCTGTAA
- a CDS encoding ArsR/SmtB family transcription factor, which yields MQNANIKAIKPKAEIFKALGHPARLLMVDELSHGNRCVCELQRLVGSDISTVSKHLRILRNLGIVRTHKQGTQVIYELQLNCLGTFMQCVEHFLDTRFDHEIRPKSHGSPSI from the coding sequence ATGCAGAACGCAAACATCAAAGCCATCAAGCCCAAGGCCGAAATTTTCAAGGCCCTGGGGCATCCTGCACGGCTTCTCATGGTGGATGAACTTTCCCATGGGAACAGGTGCGTCTGCGAATTGCAACGCCTGGTGGGATCGGATATTTCCACGGTGTCCAAGCATTTACGCATTTTGCGCAATTTGGGAATTGTCAGAACCCACAAACAGGGTACCCAGGTGATTTACGAGTTGCAATTGAATTGCTTGGGCACCTTCATGCAATGTGTGGAACATTTTCTAGATACCCGTTTCGACCATGAGATTCGCCCCAAATCTCATGGTTCTCCCTCCATCTGA
- a CDS encoding NAD(P)H-hydrate dehydratase, whose protein sequence is MLVIIGTIPDPHFPLVCGQVERRNDQIFVDGHAFAMHRGTPALIGAAVETARTLGHPMPHVFLIGDEGLGHGSRKLYAHLVEHIHEPEPATLVFHYLQPDVDWHNRILMAIDELCRPRPQLIADAGFMYAAKMSGFASSYDLFTPDMGELAFLADETAPHPFYTRGFILHNNSDAPALIQRAYAHDNAAAHLLVKGNTDMFATNTKCHWQLDSPSSEAMEAMGGTGDTLTGICATLINAKHPLPQACFLAALTNRLAGQVCHPTPETQVIEIINAIPKALEMAIKQSSTRQ, encoded by the coding sequence ATGCTTGTCATAATCGGAACCATACCCGATCCCCACTTTCCCCTGGTTTGCGGTCAGGTGGAACGCCGAAACGACCAGATTTTTGTGGACGGTCACGCCTTTGCCATGCACCGGGGAACCCCGGCCCTCATTGGTGCTGCCGTGGAAACGGCCCGCACCCTGGGGCATCCCATGCCCCATGTCTTTTTGATCGGTGACGAGGGGTTGGGACATGGAAGCCGGAAACTTTACGCCCACTTGGTGGAACACATCCACGAACCAGAACCCGCAACCCTGGTTTTTCATTATCTGCAACCCGATGTGGACTGGCACAACCGCATACTCATGGCCATTGACGAGCTTTGCCGACCACGCCCCCAACTCATTGCAGATGCGGGTTTCATGTACGCCGCCAAGATGAGCGGCTTTGCCTCTTCCTATGATCTCTTTACCCCGGACATGGGCGAACTGGCCTTTCTGGCCGATGAAACAGCGCCCCATCCCTTTTATACCCGGGGATTCATCCTGCACAACAATTCCGACGCTCCCGCCCTGATCCAACGGGCCTATGCCCACGACAATGCGGCTGCCCATCTTCTGGTCAAGGGAAACACGGACATGTTTGCCACCAACACAAAATGCCATTGGCAACTGGACTCGCCCTCATCCGAGGCCATGGAAGCCATGGGCGGAACCGGTGACACCCTCACCGGCATCTGTGCAACCTTGATCAACGCGAAACATCCCCTGCCCCAGGCCTGTTTCCTGGCCGCCCTGACCAACCGCCTGGCCGGACAGGTGTGTCACCCCACTCCGGAAACTCAAGTCATTGAAATCATCAACGCCATTCCCAAGGCCTTGGAAATGGCCATCAAACAATCATCAACCCGGCAGTAA
- a CDS encoding DUF3343 domain-containing protein, with translation MLFANLFGKKKSPAPPSRQDKGIMIFAHTSDVIWAEELIRKAGWQIRVMGPPAEIQKGCDLVIEFPLIEQMNILRLLAAEGVTPTDVVPVTSPLLTPVDLFHTKDFGDYLMVRAANMKMTVRKQDLTIVNISGGGCPDVPYLAEQLTGQKLPEAIPPRETGHTLCGYALQLAYEELTRQCLS, from the coding sequence ATGCTGTTTGCAAACCTCTTTGGCAAAAAAAAATCCCCTGCCCCGCCATCAAGACAGGACAAGGGAATCATGATTTTTGCCCACACATCCGATGTCATCTGGGCCGAAGAGCTGATCAGGAAAGCGGGCTGGCAGATCCGGGTCATGGGACCTCCTGCGGAAATCCAGAAGGGGTGCGACCTGGTTATCGAATTTCCCCTGATTGAACAGATGAACATCCTGCGTCTTCTGGCCGCCGAAGGCGTTACGCCCACTGACGTGGTTCCCGTGACCAGCCCGTTGCTCACCCCGGTAGATCTTTTCCACACCAAGGATTTTGGCGACTATCTCATGGTCCGGGCGGCCAACATGAAAATGACTGTGCGCAAACAGGACCTGACCATTGTCAACATTTCCGGAGGTGGATGTCCGGATGTCCCCTATCTGGCCGAACAGCTCACCGGACAGAAACTCCCCGAGGCCATCCCCCCCCGCGAAACAGGACACACCTTGTGCGGTTACGCCCTGCAACTCGCTTACGAGGAACTCACACGCCAATGCTTGTCATAA
- a CDS encoding sulfurtransferase TusA family protein, translating into MSTTVDARGLSCPQPVLDTLTAIQTTRDNTITVLVDTEASKENVTRAVQGKGWRVSNLEENDGEYSLTLTKS; encoded by the coding sequence ATGAGTACCACAGTTGATGCACGCGGGCTTTCCTGCCCGCAACCTGTTTTGGATACCCTGACCGCCATCCAGACCACCCGTGACAACACCATCACCGTGCTCGTGGATACCGAGGCTTCCAAGGAAAACGTGACCCGAGCCGTCCAGGGCAAGGGCTGGAGGGTTAGCAACCTTGAGGAAAATGACGGGGAGTATTCGTTGACCCTGACCAAATCATGA